The nucleotide sequence GGATCGCTATCACAGCCTGGCGGATTACATCGCTGCCAAGCAGCGCATCTATGACGGCTGTGAAGTGGCGGTGTGGAACCGCGACGATGAAGCCACCCGGCCGCAAAGCGCGGTGCCGCGTGAAATTACCTTCGGTGAACATGCACAGGCGGACTACCGGCTGGATGCCGCGCGCGGCATGCTGACCTGCCGTGGTGAAGACCTGATGGCAGTGTCGGCGCTGACGCTGCGGGGCAACCACAATGCACTGAACGTGCTGGCTGCGCTGGCCATGGCGGATGCGCTGAAACTGCCGCGTGACGCAGCGCTGGAAGCGGCAAGGCGTTTCAGTGGCCTGGCGCATCGTTGCCAGCTGGTCAGCGAAAAAGACGGGGTGCAGTGGTTCAACGATTCCAAAGGCACCAATGTCGGCGCCACGCTGGCGGCGCTGGCGGGGATTGGCCCGGCGATTCAGGGGCAGGTGCTGCTGATCGCGGGTGGCCAGGGCAAGGGCCAGGACTTTTCACCGCTGGCGCAACCGGCGCAACGCCATGTGCGTGCCGCGCTGTTGCTGGGGCAGGATGCCGATCAACTGGCGTCGGCATTGCCCGGCGTGCCCTGCGAGCGCGTGGCGGACATGGCCGCCGCCGTGCGCCGGGCTGCCGCGCTGGCGCAACCGGGCGATGCGGTGCTGTTGTCTCCGGCCTGTGCCAGTTTTGACATGTATTCCGGTTATGTCGCACGCGGTGAAGATTTCATTCGCCAGGTGCAGGAGGTGACCGGTGAAGCTTGAGTGGCAGGTACTGCGCCCGACGCTGGCGCGGATCGATGTGCCGTTGCTGGCCGCTGCGCTGTCGCTGTCACTGCTGGGTCTGGTGATGGTGACCTCGGCATCGTTGCAGATTGCTGAAACGCGTCTGGGCGAACCCTTCTATTACGCATTGCGCCACGGCATCTATTTGTTGATGGGGCTGGGCGTGGGCCTGTTTGTCTACACGCTGGTGCCGCTGTCGCTGCTGGAGAAAATCCGTTTCCTGGCACTGCCGGCGGCCGTGTTTGCGCTGCTTCTCCTCTTTATTCCGGGCCTGGGCCGCGAAGTGAACGGTTCGTTGCGCTGGATCAGCATCGCCGGTTTTACCCTGCAGCCCTCGGAAGTGGCCAAGCTGGGGTTTGTCATGTACCTGGCCGGTTATATCGCGCAGCGCCGCACCGAGCTGCAAACCACCTGGAAAGGTTTCCTGCTGCCGCTGATGGTGATGGGCATGCTGGCGCTGCTGTTGTTGATGCAGCCGGATTTTGGTGCGGTGGTGGTCCTCGGTGTGGCCGCGATGGGCATGCTGTTCCTGGCGGGCGTCCCGACCCAGCGCTTCCTGCTGCTGTCGCTGGTGGTAGTGGTGCTGGCTGCTGTCGTGGCCTTTGCGCAGCCTTACCGCGTGGCGCGGCTGATGTCTTTCATGGATCCGTGGGCCGACCAGTTCGGCAGCGGTTATCAGCTTACCCAGAGCCTGATCGCGTTTGGACGCGGCCACTGGTTCGGCGTCGGCCTGGGCAACAGCGTACAGAAACTGTTCTACCTGCCGGAAGCGCATACCGATTTTGTGTTTGCGGTGATGGCCGAAGAGCTCGGCCTGATCGGCAACCTGTTGCTGATTGCGGCGTTCACGTTTGTGATCGCGCGCATCTTCCTGCTCGGTGGCCGGCTGGAACAGCGTGGCTGGTTCTACCACGCGCAGCTGGTATACGGCATTGCGCTGATCTTCAGCACCCAGGCGCTGATCAACCTCGGTGTGAACATGGGGGTGCTGCCGACCAAGGGCCTGACCCTGCCGTTTGTTTCTTATGGTGGCAGCAGCTTGCTGGTATCGGCGGCCATGGTCGCGATCGTGCTCCGTGCCGGCACCGAGTTACAGGGTTACGAAGCGCGTGAGCGCGGGAGGGTGCGTTGATGAGCGGCACCATCCTGATCATGGCCGGCGGCACCGGCGGCCACGTATTCCCGGCCCTGGCTGTGGCCGATGTGCTGCGCGCGCGTGGCTACCATATTGAATGGCTGGGCGCGGAGCAGGGCATAGAAAACCGTCTGGTGCCGGCAGCGGGCTATCCACTGCATACACTGAACGTGCGTGGTGTACGTGGTAGTGGTGTGGTGCGCAAACTGCAGATGCCGTTGCAACTGCTGCGTGCGGTGCTGGCGGCGCGGCAGAAAATCCGCGCACTGTCGCCGGTGCTGGTGCTGGGCTTTGGTGGTTTTGCCAGTGGTCCGGGCGGCATTGCTGCGCGGTTGTGCGGTGTGCCGTTGATCATTCACGAACAAAACGCGATTCCGGGCCTGACCAATCGTGTTCTGGCACGCGTGGCGACGCGGGCACTGGAAGGATTTGATGGCGCATTCGGTGGCCGTGCAGTGATGGTGGGCAATCCGGTACGCGACGCCATTGCAGCCCTGCCGGCACCGGCGGAGCGTTACAGCCAGCATCAGGGGCCGCTGCGCATTCTGGTGCTCGGTGGCAGCCAGGGTGCGCTGGCGCTGAATCGAAAATTGCCGGCGGCGCTGGCGTCGCTGTTTGGCAGCGAGCCGGTGATCGTGCGACACCAGGCTGGGCGCAACCGCGCTGACGAAGCACGCGAAGCCTATCAGGTGGTCGCGCTGGACGCTGCGGTAGAAGAATTCATCGATGACATGGCCGCCGCGTACGCCTGGGCGGATCTGGTGATCTGTCGCAGTGGCGCCTCGACGGTATCGGAACTGGCGGCGGCAGGTGTGGCGGCCTTGTTTGTACCGCTGCCGACCGCTGTCGACGATCACCAGACGCACAATGCAGCGTGGCTCGCGTCACGAAACGCGGCAAGACTTTTGCCACAACAGGAACTGGATGCCGCCGGCTTGTCTGAGAAGCTGGCCGGCCTGATGCATCGCACTGCGCTGGCCGAACTGGCCGGCCGGGCCCGCGCGGCTGCACTGCCGGACAGCGCAACCCGGGTGGCCGATATCTGTGAGGAGGTGCTGCGTGGCTGACCACGATAAGCACGATATGAAACACACTGCACCGATTGCTCATGTGGTGCCGGAAATGCGCCGCATCCGGCGTATCCATTTTGTCGGCATCGGTGGTGTCGGCATGTGTGGTATTGCCGAAGTGCTGTGCAACCAGGGTTATGAGGTGAGCGGTTCCGACCTGCGTGAGTCGCCGGTGGTAACACGCCTGCGTGAACTGGGTGTGCGGGTGGACATTGGCCATGCCGCGAAGAATGTCGAGGGTGTGGACGTAGTAGTGACGTCCACCGCGGTGGCATCGTCCAATGAGGAAGTGCTGGCGGCCAACAAGGCCCGCATTCCGGTGGTGCCGCGTGCGGAAATGCTCGCCGAGCTGATGCGCTTCCGTCACGGTATCGCCGTGGCCGGGACACACGGCAAGACCACGACGACGTCCATGACCGCATCGATCATGGCCGAGGCCGGCATGGACCCGACGTTCGTGATTGGTGGCCGCCTGACCAGCGCCGGCACCAACGCGCGCCTGGGCCAGAGCCGCTATCTGGTCGCCGAGGCGGATGAGTCAGATGCCTCGTTCCTGCACCTGCAGCCGATGTCCGCCATCGTCACCAATATCGACGCCGATCATATGCACACCTATGGCGGTGATTTTGCGCGGCTGGAAAATACCTTCATTGAGTTCCTGCACAACCTGCCGTTCTACGGTCTGGCGGTATTGTGCATTGATGACCCGGTGGTGCGCCGGCTGCTGCCGCGCGTCAATCGTCAGGTGATCCGCTACGGTTTCGACGAAGACGCCGACGTCCGTGGCGAAGTGATGACCCAGCAGGGCATGAGCACACGTTTCCGTGTGCTGCGTGGTGACAGCGCGCCGCTGGAGATCACCATCAACCTGCCGGGCCGGCACAATGTGCTGAACGCACTGGCAGCGATTGCCGTGGCGGCAGATGAAGGCGCACCGGATGACGCCATTGTCCGTGGCCTGGAGAAGTTCACGGGTGTCGGCCGTCGTTTCGATGTGCTTGGCGACTACGGTTTCAGCGCTGGCAAGGCCATGCTGGTGGATGACTATGGCCACCACCCGCGCGAAGTGAAAGTCACCATCGATGCCATCCGTGCCGGCTGGCCGGACAAGCGTCTGGTGATGTTGTTCCAGCCGCACCGTTATACGCGTACCCGTGATCTGTACGAGGATTTTGTGGAAGTACTGTCCGGCGTCGATGTGCTGTTGATGCTGGAAGTGTACGGCGCGGGAGAAGAGCCGATTCCCGGCGCGGATGCCCGTGCGCTGTGCCGCAGCATTCGCCAGCGTGGACAGGTCGAGCCGGTGTTCGTGGACGACCCGGCCAAATTGCCGGCTTTGCTGGAAAAACTGTTGCAGGACGGCGATCTGCTGGTGACGCAGGGCGCCGGTAACGTAGGCACTATTGCGCGGCAACTGGCCGCGGGAGGCGTGCGCCATGACTGACACCCCGGCGCAACTGAAACAGGCATTGTCCCGTGTCGGCCGCGTGGCCGTGCTGGCGGGTGGCCGCTCTGCAGAGCGGGAGATCTCCCTGAAAAGCGGCCGCGAAGTGCACGCCGCCCTGCGCAAGCTGGGCGTGCTGGCAGAACTG is from Isoalcanivorax pacificus W11-5 and encodes:
- the murG gene encoding undecaprenyldiphospho-muramoylpentapeptide beta-N-acetylglucosaminyltransferase — its product is MSGTILIMAGGTGGHVFPALAVADVLRARGYHIEWLGAEQGIENRLVPAAGYPLHTLNVRGVRGSGVVRKLQMPLQLLRAVLAARQKIRALSPVLVLGFGGFASGPGGIAARLCGVPLIIHEQNAIPGLTNRVLARVATRALEGFDGAFGGRAVMVGNPVRDAIAALPAPAERYSQHQGPLRILVLGGSQGALALNRKLPAALASLFGSEPVIVRHQAGRNRADEAREAYQVVALDAAVEEFIDDMAAAYAWADLVICRSGASTVSELAAAGVAALFVPLPTAVDDHQTHNAAWLASRNAARLLPQQELDAAGLSEKLAGLMHRTALAELAGRARAAALPDSATRVADICEEVLRG
- the ftsW gene encoding putative lipid II flippase FtsW, with protein sequence MKLEWQVLRPTLARIDVPLLAAALSLSLLGLVMVTSASLQIAETRLGEPFYYALRHGIYLLMGLGVGLFVYTLVPLSLLEKIRFLALPAAVFALLLLFIPGLGREVNGSLRWISIAGFTLQPSEVAKLGFVMYLAGYIAQRRTELQTTWKGFLLPLMVMGMLALLLLMQPDFGAVVVLGVAAMGMLFLAGVPTQRFLLLSLVVVVLAAVVAFAQPYRVARLMSFMDPWADQFGSGYQLTQSLIAFGRGHWFGVGLGNSVQKLFYLPEAHTDFVFAVMAEELGLIGNLLLIAAFTFVIARIFLLGGRLEQRGWFYHAQLVYGIALIFSTQALINLGVNMGVLPTKGLTLPFVSYGGSSLLVSAAMVAIVLRAGTELQGYEARERGRVR
- the murC gene encoding UDP-N-acetylmuramate--L-alanine ligase; protein product: MKHTAPIAHVVPEMRRIRRIHFVGIGGVGMCGIAEVLCNQGYEVSGSDLRESPVVTRLRELGVRVDIGHAAKNVEGVDVVVTSTAVASSNEEVLAANKARIPVVPRAEMLAELMRFRHGIAVAGTHGKTTTTSMTASIMAEAGMDPTFVIGGRLTSAGTNARLGQSRYLVAEADESDASFLHLQPMSAIVTNIDADHMHTYGGDFARLENTFIEFLHNLPFYGLAVLCIDDPVVRRLLPRVNRQVIRYGFDEDADVRGEVMTQQGMSTRFRVLRGDSAPLEITINLPGRHNVLNALAAIAVAADEGAPDDAIVRGLEKFTGVGRRFDVLGDYGFSAGKAMLVDDYGHHPREVKVTIDAIRAGWPDKRLVMLFQPHRYTRTRDLYEDFVEVLSGVDVLLMLEVYGAGEEPIPGADARALCRSIRQRGQVEPVFVDDPAKLPALLEKLLQDGDLLVTQGAGNVGTIARQLAAGGVRHD
- the murD gene encoding UDP-N-acetylmuramoyl-L-alanine--D-glutamate ligase, with amino-acid sequence MSKEAFDLVIGLGITGQSCVRYLAAQGMPVRALDTRAQPPGLDDLRERFRDVPMHTGGYREDWLDQARRLIVSPGIAISTPEIARQVAAGKEVIGDIELFARAASVPVAAITGSNAKSTVTTLLGDIAHAGGRHALTGGNLGTPALDLLDADAQLYVLELSSFQLETTYSLDAQVAAILNVSQDHMDRYHSLADYIAAKQRIYDGCEVAVWNRDDEATRPQSAVPREITFGEHAQADYRLDAARGMLTCRGEDLMAVSALTLRGNHNALNVLAALAMADALKLPRDAALEAARRFSGLAHRCQLVSEKDGVQWFNDSKGTNVGATLAALAGIGPAIQGQVLLIAGGQGKGQDFSPLAQPAQRHVRAALLLGQDADQLASALPGVPCERVADMAAAVRRAAALAQPGDAVLLSPACASFDMYSGYVARGEDFIRQVQEVTGEA